One uncultured Fibrobacter sp. DNA segment encodes these proteins:
- a CDS encoding glycoside hydrolase family 30 beta sandwich domain-containing protein: MSFAIKKLSLFACSVVFLGTLANAATINVDIGKEYQRISGFGAASAWAGSITDKNAAFLWDSTSGAGLTLHRIRIAPDGTTSETSIAKKASEYGVKVWAAPWTSRYTVNYDGDKKHLDFNHAQDWANTILKFTQDMRKAGVNLYAISSQNEPDGTGDNHYEPNELARWVGDYLGPTLDTTGIKIIGTEAINWYGFPNYKKAFFNNPAALKYTDIFGTHEYGGDPAAYPEIHEAGKEFWETEVYDLGSNKEDVGMGSALRVAGVIHDALTIANMNAWHFWWIYSCSEASCGNGALWPQGQGNPDNVEPTKRLWVMGNFSRFARPGARRIDATKNPEANVKVTAYRDSLKTKIAVVILNSKNEEFKADFDFGNTKIGSFKPYVTDDNNNLKEGEKVQVDDTKCSYNVPARSATTVEFILWQEPKVEPPADTAKNDTNTAKSDTSLVSTTPTDSITAIAFGKLSVPQNIQRTYKVFSPLGAFVGEFEAGHIGELRNAMTSAGLGRGVYMVKCGKAKTQYMVLK; encoded by the coding sequence ATGTCGTTTGCAATTAAGAAATTGTCTCTTTTTGCGTGTTCCGTTGTATTTTTGGGCACGCTTGCTAATGCCGCAACGATAAACGTTGACATCGGCAAAGAATACCAGCGCATCAGCGGCTTTGGGGCCGCCTCGGCATGGGCCGGTTCCATCACCGACAAGAATGCCGCTTTCCTTTGGGACTCCACCAGTGGCGCAGGGCTTACGCTGCACCGTATCCGCATCGCTCCGGATGGTACCACCTCTGAAACGAGTATCGCAAAAAAGGCGAGTGAATACGGCGTCAAAGTCTGGGCAGCCCCATGGACATCCAGATACACAGTCAATTACGACGGCGACAAAAAGCATCTGGATTTCAATCACGCCCAAGACTGGGCCAACACCATCTTGAAGTTTACGCAAGACATGCGGAAGGCTGGCGTGAATCTATATGCAATTTCGTCGCAAAATGAGCCCGACGGCACCGGCGACAACCACTATGAACCCAATGAATTGGCGCGCTGGGTCGGCGACTACCTTGGTCCCACTCTCGATACCACGGGCATCAAAATTATTGGCACCGAAGCCATCAACTGGTACGGATTCCCCAATTACAAAAAAGCCTTCTTCAACAATCCCGCCGCCCTGAAATACACGGACATCTTCGGAACGCACGAATATGGCGGAGATCCTGCGGCCTACCCAGAAATTCACGAAGCCGGCAAGGAATTCTGGGAAACCGAAGTCTATGATCTTGGAAGCAACAAGGAAGACGTGGGCATGGGAAGTGCTCTCCGCGTTGCAGGCGTAATTCACGACGCCCTGACTATTGCGAATATGAACGCCTGGCATTTCTGGTGGATTTATTCCTGCAGTGAAGCCAGTTGCGGCAACGGAGCCCTCTGGCCGCAAGGACAAGGCAACCCCGACAATGTGGAGCCTACCAAGCGACTCTGGGTCATGGGGAACTTCAGCCGCTTCGCACGCCCCGGCGCGAGGAGAATCGACGCCACCAAGAATCCGGAAGCAAACGTAAAGGTCACCGCCTACCGCGATTCCCTCAAGACGAAAATCGCAGTCGTCATTCTCAATTCCAAGAACGAGGAATTCAAGGCGGACTTTGATTTCGGAAACACAAAAATTGGAAGTTTCAAACCCTATGTCACCGACGACAATAACAACCTCAAGGAAGGCGAAAAAGTCCAAGTCGACGATACAAAGTGCAGTTACAACGTTCCGGCCCGTAGTGCAACGACAGTCGAATTCATTCTGTGGCAGGAACCAAAGGTAGAACCGCCCGCCGACACGGCAAAGAACGACACTAACACGGCAAAGAGTGACACCAGCCTCGTCAGCACCACGCCCACGGATTCAATAACGGCAATTGCCTTCGGGAAGCTTTCTGTACCCCAAAATATTCAACGTACATATAAAGTATTTAGCCCGCTTGGCGCGTTTGTCGGCGAATTTGAGGCCGGACATATTGGCGAACTCCGCAATGCCATGACAAGCGCAGGCCTAGGTCGCGGTGTGTACATGGTCAAATGCGGCAAAGCTAAAACGCAATATATGGTTTTGAAGTAG
- a CDS encoding MBL fold metallo-hydrolase, which produces MIIALSTLFILGAAGVLFLNQAKFGRIPQGDRLERIKQSPHYDGQKFVNDEKTAMMTGDKNLFETTLEFLFGKRSQTVPDTALTVVKTDLKMLPADKDWIVWFGHSSYLMNLSGKKILVDPVFYQGSPVSFVNKMFKGTDVYKPVDMPDIDCLVISHDHWDHLDYQAVKELEPRVKRVMTALGVGEHFEYWGYPVEKLVELDWWDSTDLGEGFNVTSTPARHFSGRGIRSNKTLWSSFVFKTPKRSVWIGGDSGYGKHFKKIGEKFADIDLAILENGQYNEDWNQIHALPEQLSKEMLDLNANRYMTVHHSKFCLAYHTYFEPLENAKRAAQESGKPVLMPQMGEVVYLE; this is translated from the coding sequence ATGATTATCGCACTTTCGACCCTTTTTATTCTTGGAGCCGCTGGCGTGCTATTCCTGAACCAGGCAAAATTTGGGCGTATTCCTCAAGGCGATCGTCTTGAACGCATCAAACAGTCACCGCATTACGATGGTCAAAAGTTCGTGAATGACGAAAAGACCGCCATGATGACAGGCGATAAGAACTTGTTTGAAACGACGCTTGAATTCTTGTTCGGCAAAAGATCGCAAACCGTTCCCGATACAGCGCTAACAGTCGTCAAGACGGATTTGAAAATGCTCCCTGCCGATAAGGATTGGATTGTCTGGTTCGGACACTCTTCGTATTTGATGAACTTATCTGGGAAGAAGATTCTTGTGGATCCCGTATTTTATCAGGGTTCGCCAGTAAGCTTTGTGAACAAGATGTTCAAGGGAACCGACGTTTACAAGCCTGTTGACATGCCGGATATCGATTGCCTGGTTATTTCGCACGATCATTGGGATCATCTGGATTATCAGGCCGTGAAGGAACTCGAACCGCGCGTAAAGCGTGTGATGACGGCGCTTGGTGTGGGTGAACATTTTGAATACTGGGGATACCCCGTTGAGAAACTCGTAGAACTTGATTGGTGGGATTCAACCGATCTGGGCGAAGGCTTTAACGTGACCTCGACTCCGGCAAGGCATTTTTCGGGTCGTGGAATAAGGTCGAATAAAACGTTGTGGTCTTCGTTTGTATTCAAGACGCCAAAGCGTTCCGTTTGGATTGGCGGAGATAGCGGCTATGGTAAACATTTTAAGAAGATTGGTGAAAAATTTGCGGATATCGATCTGGCTATTTTGGAAAACGGGCAGTACAATGAAGATTGGAACCAAATTCATGCCTTGCCCGAACAGCTCAGCAAAGAAATGCTGGACCTGAATGCAAACCGCTACATGACGGTTCATCATTCTAAGTTCTGCTTAGCTTACCATACTTACTTCGAACCGCTCGAAAATGCGAAACGTGCCGCCCAGGAATCGGGCAAGCCCGTGCTCATGCCGCAAATGGGTGAAGTCGTTTACCTGGAATAA
- a CDS encoding nuclear transport factor 2 family protein, producing the protein MNKEKKIAGILNAIELYAEAGRKGEGKLVGQAFIPEATMTWVADGKITAVPIAALADALDKTGAEEVTYEVSDITLAQDVAFVRIESSFSKLGSFSDMFTLAEQADGTWKIVSKIYHAK; encoded by the coding sequence ATGAACAAAGAAAAAAAGATTGCAGGCATTCTCAACGCCATTGAACTTTACGCCGAAGCAGGTCGCAAGGGTGAAGGTAAGCTGGTCGGGCAAGCATTCATCCCAGAAGCAACCATGACCTGGGTCGCTGACGGAAAAATCACAGCCGTGCCTATCGCCGCCCTCGCCGATGCCCTCGACAAGACCGGAGCAGAAGAAGTGACCTACGAAGTTTCAGACATCACCCTTGCACAGGATGTCGCATTTGTCCGCATTGAATCCTCCTTCAGCAAGTTGGGAAGTTTCAGCGACATGTTCACACTCGCTGAACAGGCCGACGGGACCTGGAAAATCGTAAGCAAAATCTACCACGCAAAATAA
- a CDS encoding sugar O-acetyltransferase, producing MTEKEKMLAGELYDPSDAELVRLRQTAHSLCRQYNNLDETDDERESILDKLFVKREPGVYLQGPIFFDYGVNTQIGKNTYANFNFTVLDCAPVTIGKNVFFGPNVAIYTPLHPLRWQERNMFKKPDGTLTDNEYAKPITIGNNCWIAGNVTICAGVTIGEGSVIGAGSVVTRDIPAGVVAVGNPCRVLKKVE from the coding sequence ATGACCGAAAAAGAAAAGATGCTCGCGGGCGAGCTTTACGACCCCTCCGACGCTGAACTCGTAAGACTGCGCCAGACCGCGCATTCCCTGTGCCGCCAGTACAACAACCTCGACGAGACGGACGACGAGCGCGAAAGCATCTTGGACAAACTGTTTGTAAAGCGCGAGCCGGGCGTATACCTGCAAGGTCCGATTTTCTTCGACTACGGCGTGAATACGCAAATCGGCAAAAACACCTACGCGAACTTCAACTTCACCGTTCTCGACTGCGCACCGGTCACCATCGGCAAGAATGTCTTTTTCGGCCCGAATGTCGCCATCTACACTCCCCTGCATCCGCTCCGCTGGCAGGAACGCAACATGTTCAAGAAGCCCGACGGAACACTTACAGACAACGAATACGCGAAGCCCATCACCATCGGGAATAACTGCTGGATTGCAGGCAACGTCACCATCTGCGCGGGCGTTACCATCGGCGAAGGGAGCGTCATCGGGGCGGGCAGCGTCGTGACCCGCGACATCCCCGCAGGCGTCGTTGCCGTCGGAAATCCGTGCAGGGTATTGAAGAAAGTCGAGTAA
- a CDS encoding cation diffusion facilitator family transporter: MNEAENRQKIIVRTSIIGIAANIVLSAFKAFVGFATNSIAVTLDAVNNLSDALSSVITIVGAKLSNKLPDKKHPLGYGRIEYLSAMVVAAIVLYAGGTSAVESVKKIIHPEAADYSTVSLVIIASAVVVKLVLGKFVKRQGERVNSGALVASGADALFDAILSLSVLASAIVFVLTGISLEAYVGLVISGFIIKSGIGMLIETLDDILGKRADGDLVKKIKKLLTEEPQVHGAYDVILNNYGPDKFLGSVHLELPDTMTVEELDELTRRVQARVHKETGVLLTGVGVYSYNTKNDEAAKIRSNVLKLVKAHEWALQLHGFYVNFEEKAIRFDVVMNFEIKPQEGLDILYKEISEAYPDYDLHIAADIDAS; this comes from the coding sequence ATGAACGAAGCGGAAAACCGTCAAAAGATCATTGTCCGGACAAGCATCATCGGCATCGCGGCAAACATCGTGCTGTCGGCGTTCAAGGCATTCGTCGGCTTTGCAACAAATTCTATCGCCGTGACGCTCGACGCGGTGAACAACCTTTCCGACGCGCTGTCTTCGGTCATTACGATTGTGGGCGCGAAGCTTTCAAACAAGTTGCCCGACAAGAAACATCCGCTCGGCTACGGGCGGATCGAATACCTGAGCGCAATGGTGGTCGCGGCAATCGTGCTCTACGCCGGCGGCACCTCGGCTGTGGAATCGGTCAAGAAAATCATCCACCCCGAAGCGGCCGACTACTCCACTGTTTCGCTGGTGATTATCGCCTCGGCAGTAGTAGTGAAACTCGTACTCGGCAAATTCGTGAAGCGCCAGGGCGAACGTGTGAACTCGGGCGCTCTCGTGGCATCGGGCGCAGACGCATTGTTCGACGCCATTCTCTCCCTTTCGGTGCTGGCCTCGGCCATCGTCTTCGTTCTCACGGGAATTTCACTTGAAGCCTACGTGGGTCTCGTAATTTCGGGATTCATCATCAAGTCGGGCATCGGCATGCTGATCGAGACGCTGGACGACATTCTGGGCAAACGCGCCGACGGCGACCTGGTCAAGAAAATCAAGAAACTGCTCACCGAAGAACCGCAAGTCCATGGTGCCTACGACGTCATTCTCAACAACTACGGCCCGGACAAGTTCCTCGGTTCCGTGCACCTGGAACTCCCCGACACCATGACAGTCGAAGAACTCGACGAACTCACCCGCAGGGTGCAGGCTCGCGTGCATAAAGAAACCGGCGTACTTCTGACAGGCGTGGGCGTCTATTCCTACAATACCAAGAACGATGAAGCAGCCAAGATCCGCAGCAACGTCTTGAAGCTGGTAAAAGCACATGAATGGGCGTTGCAGCTCCACGGCTTTTACGTAAACTTCGAAGAAAAGGCAATCCGTTTCGACGTGGTCATGAATTTCGAAATCAAGCCGCAAGAAGGCCTCGACATCCTTTACAAGGAAATCAGCGAAGCCTACCCCGACTACGATTTACATATCGCCGCCGATATTGACGCATCGTAA
- a CDS encoding helix-turn-helix domain-containing protein, giving the protein MYQRKNPIDLTCPLRLTMSLMSSKWNCCILDELRNVELRPSEIHRRLSEAAPRVLDIQLKELERNGLVGKTVFPELPPRSVYFITELGRSLLPIIDSMIEWGESHRKIFDKIK; this is encoded by the coding sequence ATGTACCAGAGAAAAAATCCAATCGACCTGACTTGTCCCCTTCGGCTGACGATGAGCCTGATGAGCAGCAAGTGGAATTGCTGTATTCTTGACGAGCTCCGCAATGTCGAACTTCGACCAAGTGAAATTCACCGCCGTCTTTCCGAGGCCGCGCCTCGCGTTTTGGATATCCAACTCAAGGAACTGGAACGCAACGGGCTTGTGGGCAAGACTGTATTTCCGGAGCTTCCTCCTCGATCTGTGTATTTTATAACGGAACTGGGACGCAGCCTTCTGCCGATTATCGATTCTATGATTGAATGGGGCGAATCTCACCGAAAAATTTTTGACAAAATAAAATAA
- the larE gene encoding ATP-dependent sacrificial sulfur transferase LarE — protein MLPNCARESIAHVVREHDELSIEGFAQNPKDRCYLCKKSVFGLIGQVADELSLRYICEGSNTDDNRDYRPGHRAIAELGIRSPLRDCGFSKADIRELSRQLNLPTAEKPSFACLSSRFVYGETITEQKLRMVEKGEEFLRTLGIKQLRVRIHGENVARIEVLPENFDTVLKNREQIFATFKNIGFAYVSLDLQGYRTGSMNETLPATERSIAAI, from the coding sequence ATGTTGCCGAACTGCGCCCGCGAAAGCATCGCCCACGTTGTCCGCGAACACGACGAACTTTCAATCGAAGGTTTCGCGCAGAATCCCAAGGACCGCTGCTACCTCTGCAAGAAATCCGTATTCGGCCTGATCGGACAAGTCGCCGACGAACTTTCGCTCCGCTACATCTGCGAAGGCTCCAACACCGACGACAATCGCGATTACAGGCCGGGCCACCGCGCCATCGCCGAACTGGGAATCAGAAGCCCCCTGCGGGACTGCGGTTTTTCAAAGGCAGACATCCGGGAACTCTCCAGGCAGTTGAACTTGCCGACCGCCGAAAAGCCCTCGTTCGCATGCCTTTCCAGCCGTTTCGTGTATGGCGAAACCATCACGGAACAGAAACTCCGCATGGTAGAAAAAGGCGAAGAATTCTTGCGGACTTTGGGAATAAAGCAACTGCGGGTGCGCATCCACGGCGAAAACGTCGCCCGCATCGAGGTGCTGCCCGAAAATTTCGATACGGTGCTAAAAAATCGCGAACAAATTTTCGCGACTTTCAAGAATATCGGGTTTGCGTACGTGTCGCTGGACCTGCAGGGCTACCGAACCGGCAGCATGAACGAGACTCTGCCTGCAACGGAACGCAGCATCGCAGCGATTTAA
- a CDS encoding flavodoxin — protein sequence MKFSRIKISIVAFTLLLVASLFSGCAERNPTDTNEDARLTGNSKILVAYFTWSGHLKTISHWIADETGADYIRVLAKDPYPLTYNETVDRAKVEKDKGIRPAINVDFSAHDYSQYETIFVGFPVWWYDLPMPMWTFLENMKLEGKTVIPFFSHEGTSDGSAAVPTVVKLSKGANVKAGDALSIRGSKTAKSEEEVRAWVKKLGFGKK from the coding sequence ATGAAATTTTCAAGAATAAAAATATCCATCGTCGCTTTTACCCTGCTCCTTGTTGCGAGCCTTTTTAGCGGTTGTGCCGAACGCAACCCCACCGATACTAACGAGGATGCGCGTTTGACTGGCAATTCCAAAATCTTGGTTGCCTATTTTACCTGGTCGGGGCATTTGAAAACAATTTCTCACTGGATTGCAGACGAAACCGGAGCGGACTACATTCGCGTCTTGGCAAAAGACCCGTATCCGTTGACTTACAACGAAACGGTGGATCGGGCTAAAGTCGAAAAGGATAAAGGCATCCGCCCTGCAATCAACGTGGATTTTTCCGCACATGATTATTCACAGTACGAGACGATTTTCGTCGGTTTCCCGGTTTGGTGGTACGATTTGCCCATGCCCATGTGGACTTTCCTTGAGAACATGAAGCTGGAAGGCAAGACGGTTATCCCGTTCTTTAGCCACGAGGGAACTTCCGATGGCTCCGCCGCGGTTCCTACGGTGGTGAAACTTTCCAAGGGCGCAAACGTCAAGGCTGGCGATGCCCTTTCCATTCGCGGGAGCAAGACCGCCAAATCCGAAGAAGAAGTCCGCGCCTGGGTGAAAAAGCTGGGTTTCGGCAAAAAATAA
- a CDS encoding flavodoxin family protein: MKVVLFNGSRREKGCTYTALNIVTGELNAAGIETEIFFVGGRVLKGETDAVVHEAKEILKSADAVVYGSPVYYASPSGEMLMFLDRLYGLAEAELLFKPAATVASARRAGTSATLDALNKYPTFAQQPLVASRYWNMVHGSSPEDVLKDEEGVQIMRELGRNMAWLLKSIEAGKQAGVSQPVAEKKVFTNFIR; the protein is encoded by the coding sequence ATGAAAGTCGTCTTGTTTAACGGCAGCCGTCGCGAAAAGGGCTGCACCTACACCGCCCTGAACATTGTCACAGGCGAACTCAACGCCGCAGGCATCGAAACCGAAATCTTCTTTGTCGGGGGCCGCGTGCTCAAGGGCGAAACGGATGCCGTCGTCCACGAAGCCAAGGAAATCTTGAAGTCCGCCGACGCCGTGGTCTACGGCTCGCCGGTCTACTACGCCTCCCCCAGTGGCGAAATGCTGATGTTCCTCGACAGGCTCTACGGCCTCGCCGAAGCGGAACTGCTTTTCAAGCCCGCCGCCACGGTTGCATCAGCACGCCGCGCAGGCACCAGCGCCACCCTCGACGCGCTGAACAAGTACCCCACATTCGCGCAGCAGCCTCTCGTGGCATCGCGCTATTGGAACATGGTCCACGGTTCCAGTCCCGAAGACGTACTCAAGGACGAAGAAGGCGTGCAGATCATGCGCGAACTCGGCCGCAACATGGCCTGGCTTCTCAAAAGCATTGAGGCCGGCAAGCAGGCGGGCGTTTCGCAGCCTGTCGCCGAGAAGAAGGTGTTCACGAACTTTATCCGCTAA